The Variovorax paradoxus genome window below encodes:
- a CDS encoding branched-chain amino acid ABC transporter substrate-binding protein, which yields MRRLLLVAASLGLWASLLPASAQDLVVKIGHAGPLSGPQANAGRDNERGVKLAIADLNAQDFRIGGRRARFELVSEDDQGDPRTGTQVAQKMVDSGVRAVIGHYNSGVSIPASRIYSQEDIPMITGASSNPQLTRQGFASIFRLAANDNVMGAAMAEFAAARGLRKVAVIDDRTAYGTGVADIFVQTAKGLGLEVVGREFTSDKATDFTAILTKFKGLAPEAVFLGGYYAQGAGVARQMRQLDINALLLGGDGICTAEVVPLGGKLLEGRYFCAQSGRPLDSLPGGPAFRERFTKTFDAPIDAYAPAFYVATLVVARAMQQAGSDEPKKVTAALKTLKMESMLGPVQFDATGEWLKAPVTAYQIAGGKLVPVERKP from the coding sequence ATGCGCCGTCTTCTGCTTGTTGCTGCTTCCCTGGGCCTGTGGGCCTCACTCCTGCCCGCCAGCGCGCAGGACTTGGTCGTCAAGATCGGCCATGCCGGCCCGCTCAGCGGTCCGCAGGCCAACGCGGGCCGCGACAACGAACGCGGCGTGAAGCTCGCCATCGCCGATCTCAACGCGCAGGACTTCCGCATCGGCGGCAGGCGCGCGCGCTTTGAGCTGGTCTCGGAGGACGACCAGGGCGATCCGCGCACCGGCACCCAGGTGGCGCAGAAGATGGTCGACAGCGGCGTGCGCGCGGTCATCGGGCACTACAACTCGGGCGTCTCGATTCCCGCTTCGCGCATCTACAGCCAGGAGGACATCCCGATGATCACCGGCGCGTCCTCGAACCCGCAACTCACGCGCCAGGGCTTCGCGAGCATCTTCCGGCTCGCGGCCAACGACAACGTGATGGGCGCGGCCATGGCCGAGTTCGCCGCCGCGCGCGGCCTGCGCAAGGTGGCGGTGATCGACGACCGCACCGCCTACGGCACCGGCGTGGCCGACATCTTCGTGCAGACCGCCAAGGGCCTGGGCCTCGAGGTGGTGGGGCGCGAGTTCACCAGCGACAAGGCCACCGACTTCACCGCCATCCTGACCAAGTTCAAGGGGCTCGCGCCCGAGGCGGTGTTCCTCGGCGGCTACTACGCGCAGGGCGCGGGCGTCGCGCGCCAGATGCGCCAGCTCGACATCAACGCGCTGCTGCTCGGCGGCGACGGCATCTGCACGGCCGAGGTGGTGCCGCTGGGCGGCAAGCTGCTCGAAGGCCGCTACTTCTGCGCGCAGAGCGGGCGCCCGCTCGACAGCCTGCCGGGCGGCCCGGCCTTCCGCGAGCGCTTCACCAAGACCTTCGACGCGCCGATCGACGCCTATGCGCCGGCCTTCTACGTGGCGACGCTGGTGGTCGCGCGCGCGATGCAGCAGGCCGGCAGCGACGAGCCGAAGAAGGTCACGGCCGCGCTGAAGACGCTGAAGATGGAGTCGATGCTCGGCCCGGTGCAGTTCGATGCCACCGGCGAGTGGCTCAAGGCGCCGGTCACGGCCTACCAGATCGCCGGCGGCAAGCTGGTGCCGGTCGAGCG